TCTCTTTTTCCCTCCAGCCTTTGAGCTTGAAGATAGAATTAGATACTTTGCCCGGTTGAGGCCAAAACAGCACACCAATAATTTGATTTAGGATTTAGTTTGCGCCGTTTTTTGGTCACTAGATTTAAAGGTACATAAACGAATTTGTCCTGTAACATACTGACCAGCATATTTGTTTTACCGGCTATTCCTGCGTGCACTGCATGCTGTCCCAGAAATCCGCAATAGACTCGGTCGTTGGCATTGGCCGGTATGGAGCGGATAATATAGCTGGGGTCAATGAATTTCATGGTATATGGAAAATTTTTGGCCTGAAAATATTTTTTTATTTCCTCGCGCAGAACCCCACAAATATCACCCAGGATTTTATTTCCTGAAGCGTCTGTTCCCTGGTGGTCAAAAAGTTCTTGTCCGGCACCTTCGGCGACAACAATGACAGCATGTCCGCGCTTTCGCAGTCTATTTTCCAAATGAACAAGAAGTCCGTTTTCGCCGTGCAGTTTAAAGGGAACTTCTGGAATGAGTAGAAAATTGACTTCCTTAAGGGCTAGAGTGGCCTGAGCAGCAATAAAACCTGACTCGCGGCCCATAAGCTTGACCATGCCAATGCCGTTGGGAGCCCCGATGGCTTCTGTATGCGCACAACGGATGGCTTCCGTAGCCTTTTCAACAGCCGTATCAAAGCCAAAAGTCTTGGAGATCAGATAGATGTCGTTATCAATAGTTTTTGGTATGCCAATCACACTGATTTTAAGTCCGCGTTTAGTTATCTCTTGACCAATGGCCTGGGCCGCTTTCATTGTACCGTCGCCGCCAATCATAAATAAGATGTTCACATTTAGTCTTTCCAGCGCGTCAACGAGCTCATCGGGTGGTTGTGGGCCGCGTGACGAGCCCAGGATAGTCCCTCCGAATTCGTAAATATTACTCACTTTTGCCGGGGTTAATTCCCATATCTCGTGGCCATACTTGGGGATAAGCCCTTGTAAACCATAGCGGATACCAATGACTGAGGAGATATGGTAGTTATGATAGGCTTCCATAACAATAGATCGGATGACATCGTTAATACCAGGACAGAGGCCTCCACAGGTCACGATGGCGCACTTGGTTTTGGGAGGATCAAAATAGATATTTTTTCGCGGTCCTGCTTCTTCAAAGTCCAGATAAAAGGGATGTTGTGCTTCATCTTCTAACAATATTTCCGGCGAGATATGTAAGTGTAATCGCTCTTGTTCATTAATAAAACGGCAAAGGTTTAAAGGCGACTTGATTTTGGCTGGCCCAAGGGTTTGGATTTTAGTATCAATGTCCAACGCGGGCATGAGTCCTCCATTTGGTGGGGAATTTTGGATTATAAAAGAATGTTAGGTTATTTTGCTTGTTGGCTTAGTGTTGATAAAAGTTAATTTGCTTTTGCAGTCAATTTTTATACACTTAGCTTATTATACAATTTAATGCAAGAATTTGATGGAACTTTTGGGGCTAGTTGATTAGCAGTTGACTTGATGCAACTTATGGTTATTAGTTAAACGCAAATTTATAAAGTAAAAGGAGAAGAGAATGGGCAAGTATTCCATTAACCCCTGGTTAGAGATTCAGAATATGCGCGAGGAAATTAGCAAAATGATGGACGAGGCTCTGAACTGGGGACAGGGGAAGTTGAAGCAGAATGAGAGAGTGGCCTTGTGGCAACCATTGGCTGACGTTTATGAAACCCAAGAGCAATTTGTCATAGAGATAGAACTGCCTGGGATCGATAGGGACAAGGTTAACCTGGAAATTAAGGGCCATCAGCTTTTGGTATATGGAGAGCGAAGACTGGAAAAGGATGCAACAGGAAGCGTGTATCAGATGTTGGAACGCTCTTACGGACCTTTTGCCAGGAATTTTTTTCTGCCCGAAAACGTGGATACTTCTGGTATCAGAGCCATGTTTAAAAATGGGGTATTGACGATTACTATCCCGAAAAAGAGGGTCCAGTCATCAGGAGTGCGTATAGAAATTAGTTAATGGGAGTTTTTGACTTATTGCCTGCGTATTTATATGTCCTTAATTTTTGATCTCGGTAGTATTGTACTTGTTGATGTTTTTTTTCGATCTAGGCAGAAAGTTCTTCCTAAAAATTTCCTGCCGTTGGTGGCCAGATCGGTTAATAGAAGGTTGAATTTTTGGAAAAAATCAGTTATTTTAATTGGTTGCAATGATAACAATTTAATGTGCCGTTAACTGGGAAAGTTGAGTAAGACACTATATACTTACTCAACATGATGTTAAATAAATTTAACAATTGATATCCAGTATTCAAAATTTTATTCGAAAAGAAGGAGTCAAAAGTTATGAGCAGTCAAATCAAGACTGGTCTTTTACTAGGACTTTTAACCGTAATAATTCTTTTATTTGGACGTATGATAGGCGGTCATAGCGGGCTGGTGGTAGCTTTTGTCCTGGCTCTGGTTATGAATGTGGGCAGCTATTGGTTTTCTGATCGTATTATTTTGGCCATGTACAGGGCCCAGGAGATAAGCCCTGACGATGCCCCTTATTTGCATGGTATCGTTTCTGAGTTGGCCAGGAAAGCCAACATACCCAAACCAAGGATATATCTTATCCCTCAGGATACTCCAAATGCCTTTGCCACGGGTCGAAATCCCAATCATGGTGTCGTGGCTGTGACTCACGGCATTTTAAATCTGCTTTCACCTGAAGAGTTAAAAGGAGTTTTGGCTCATGAAATAGGCCATATCCGCAATCGTGACATACTAATCCAGACTGTGGCTGCAACTCTGGCAGGAGCCATAATGTTTGTAGCCGATATGGTTAAGTGGACGGCTATTTTTGGTTTAGGTCGGAGCGATGATGAAGAGGGTGGAAATCCCATTGTGGCCTTGGTCATGGCTATTGTTGCTCCTATTGCGGCTATGCTTATTCAAATGGCCATTTCTCGCTCCAGAGAGTATCTGGCTGATGAAACCGGAGCTTATCTGGCAGGCAATCCTGAATTTTTGGCCAGTGCTTTAGAAAAGCTAGAGGCTTATGCCCGCAGCATGCCCATTTATGGAGCGAATCCTGCCACAGCCCACATGTTTATTGTTAACCCCTTGACAGGAGAGTCTCTACTTAGCTTATTTAGCACGCATCCGCCTACTTCTGAGAGGGTGCGGCGGCTTAGAGAAATGGCTTACACTATACGCTCTTGATGCTTGAGTATTGCTAAAATTAACGCTAGAAATTCAGGTGACAATTAGAGAGTAGTAGAATAATAGCGCCAAAGGCGTCGAAGCTTAATGTTCACAGCAACTATCTTTAGCCACTGGACTTTCATTACCTTTCAGCTCTGAGCTGACTAACTTAAAACTTAAGATGTAATAAAAATGAGATTATCGAGAGCCTTACTTCTTCTTTGTTTTTTTTGTTGCCCTCATTTGCTCTGGGCTGGTGGTACGGACAATGCTTTGCGTTACACACCTGTTGTTCGAGCTGTGCAAAAAGTAGCTCCTGCTGTAGTCAATATTCACACCAAAAGGATAGTAGAGCAGAAAGTTAATCCTTTTCGTTCTTTTTTTGGCGAAAGTTTTCCATTATGGGAGGAATTTTTGGGACCTGGATTTACCAGGCGTTATGTACAGAAAAGCTTGGGGTCAGGAGTCATAATTGACCATAAAGAGCGTCTTATTTTAACCAATGCGCATGTTATAGAGGGAGCGTCAAGCATAACGGCTCGCCTTCTGGATGGGAGGGAGTTCAAGGCCGAACTTGTAGGCTCTGACCCGGATTTTGACTTGGCTATCTTGCGTCTGGACGGCAAATCAGACTTACCCCAGGTGGAAATGGGTAACTCAGATGGTCTCATGATAGGTGAAACCGTCATTGCCATAGGCAATCCTTTCGGCTTCAGCCATACCGTAACCACGGGAGTTATCTCTGCCCTACATAGAAGTATTAAGACCAAACATGGTTTGTTTACCGACTTCATCCAAACCGACGCAGCTATTAATCCCGGCAATAGCGGGGGGCCATTGTTAAATATTCTTGGTCAATTAATTGGGCTGAATACAGCTATCTATGCCGAGGCCCAGGGCATTGGTTTTGCCATCCCCATAAACAAGGCCAAAAGGGTTAAAGATGAGTTGATCCACTTTGGGCGCATTCAACCCGTCTGGTTGGGTCTGTGTGCTCAAAGTATGGACCAGCAAATGGCCAGTTATTTTGGACTGGATCGGATCCATGGGTTGGTCATAACTGAAGTTTTTGCCAACACTCCTGCACAGGAGGCAGGGTTAAAGCCAGGCGATGTGTTGCTTAAATTGGATGAGTATCCGGTTGAGGATAAGGATCAATATTTACAACTGCTCAAAAATTATACTCAGGGTCAAAAGATCGCTTTGACAATTTTGCGTCAGGGCAAGGAACTGATTGTCTCGGTTAAAACGAGCAGGTTTTTGGATAAACAGGCACTTGAGCTGGCTTACTTGCGTTGGGGTATAAAGGGCGTAAAAGATTATTCCGGCCATGGAATCAGAGTGCAAGAAATTCGACCCAGAAGTCCTGCAGCCAAACTAGGGTTGGCTCCTGGAGATATTCTGGTCAAGATTGGGGGGGTGGCCGTGAAAAATGTTCAAGACTTGGCTAGAGCTTTCAAGCGTTATCGTCTAAAAAATACAATTTTGCTTTTAGTTATAAGAGCAGGGCAAGGATATTATGTCCGTTTGCGCGTTTAATTTATTATTGTTTACTGTAATAGAAGATTGAGATTTGCAATGTTGACATAATATTATTTTATTCAATCGACTTAAAAAATCAGAATTAAAATCTCCAGTATCTCTTTTTAGCGGTATTGTAGCCGCGCTCTTTTGTCTTTTCTCAACCCTAATCGCCTTTTTCCTATTCATTACTCATTTATGCTGTTGTTAAGTTTTTCTTAAATTATCTTGACGATAAATTTATGCTAGTTTAATAAGGCTCAAATTCAAGTGGCCATAATTTACGTCAACTAACAGCTAACTTTTTGGGTTTATTATGTCTTTAGAACAATTACTTAGGGAAAAAAGGACTCAGATCATCAATGCTTGGTTCAATAAACTATTAGATACCTATCCGGAGCAGTCAGCCAAATTTTTCGGCCAGAAAAAAAATCAATTCTCCAACCCCGTAGGTCATACCTTTAGAACCAATTTGGAGAAGATTTTTGATGAAATTTTAAAGGAGAAGTGCTCTGAGGATATCAAGGACTATGTTGATGCCATTACCAGGATCAGGGCTGTCCAGGGTTTTCTGCCATCAGAGGCAGTGGCTTATGTGTATCTCTTAAAGGACTCAATTTTGGAAGTCTTAAACAAGGAGATAAATGAAAGGGGATTGTACCAGAAATTGGCTCAATTTCAGTATAAATTGGATCAGCTTACCGCTTTGACCTTTGATATTTATATGCAATGCCGTGAGCAACTCTGGGAGCAGCGGGCAAATTTTTTAAATTCTAGGACCCACAAGCTCTTAGAAAGGGCTAATCTTATTAAAGAGGTGGAGGAGTAATTTTTTAAAAGTTCAAGTTTAAGTGAGGTAACGGTACATGAAAGCGATTTACTCTCTTTTTCTGGTCTTTGCCTTGGTTCTGGTCGCCTTGCTAGGAGCAGGCGCGGGAGGGATGCATTACCTTTTTGGGGTAATCATTCCTTATGTGGCAGTGGTTTTATTTGTGGTCGGTTTTGTCTTACGGGTCATCAGGTGGGGGAAATCCCCTGTACCATTTAGGATTCCGACAACTTGTGGTCAGGAATTCTCCCTGCCCTGGATCAAGCAGAACAAAATCGATAACCCTTCAACAACATGGGGTGTTATCTTACGCATGTTCTTCGAAGTGGTGTTGTTTCGTTCTCTTTTTCGAAACACCAAGGTGGAACTGCACGATGGCCCCAAACTGGCTTATGCATCCAACAAGTGGTTATGGCTCTTTGCCTTGCTCTTCCATTACTCTTTTTTGACTATCTTTTTGAGACATATGCGTTTTTTTACTGAGCCTGTCCCGGGATTTTTTCAGATGTTGGACAGTATTGATGGCATGTTGCAAATTGGAGCACCTACCCTATATCTGACCGATGTCGTTATCGTGGTTGCGGTAACTTATCTGTTCATGAGAAGAGTTGTTAACCCTCAGGTCAGGTACGTTTCCCTGCCTGCTGATTATTTCCCCTTGTTCCTGATTTTAGGTATAGTTCTTTCTGGAATTTTCATGCGCTATTTTATCAAAACAGATATAGTTGCTGTAAAAGAATTGACCATGGGCCTGGTTACCTTCAATCCCAAGGTACCTGAAGGTGTGGGAACTATTTTTTACATCCATGTCTTTTTAGTTTCTGTGCTCCTCATTTACTTCCCTCTGAGTAAGCTTATGCACATGGGGGGAGTATTTTTAAGTCCAACCAGAAATCTAGCTAATAATAGCAGGATGAAAACACATGTTAATCCGTGGAATTATCCTGTAAAGATTCATACTTACGAGGCCTATGAGGATGAGTTTAGAGAAAGAATGGTAGAGGCAGGATTACCAGTGGAAAAGCCTTTAGAACAGCCAGTTGAGAATAAGGAGTAGAGAGTATGGCTACACCAAAACCACAAGAATTATTCGCAAGTATAAACCACAGGCCGCCCAAAAAGGACTGGATGGATGTGCCTGTGGAGATTAAGCCTGGTAGGTACTGTTATGCCGCCAACCCCAAGAGCCTGGAGGCGGTTGGTATGCCACATGCCAGGCAGTGGAATCCTTTAGATGATGACTGGAAGCTTCCTGAAAATTGGAAGGAAATTATAATCCAGGGAATCAGAGAGCGGCTTGAGAAGTTTAGGTCATTTAAAGTTTTCATGGACATTTGCGTACGTTGTGGCGCGTGTGCTGATAAATGTCATTATTTCATTGGTTCTGGTGACCCAAAGAATATGCCTGTTTTACGCGCTGAATTATTACGCTCCATTTATCGTGGTGAGTTTACCAAAGCAGGCAAGATTCTGGGCAGGTTTGCTGGTGCTCGCAAGCTTACTCCCGAAGTAATCAAAGAATGGTGGTATTACTTTTTTCAATGTTCTGAGTGTCGCCGTTGCTCTGTCTTCTGTCCTTACGGTATTGATACGGCTGAAATAACAATTTTAGGCCGCGAGTTGCTTAACCTTTTAGGCCTAAATATCGACTGGATTGCAACTCCTGTGGCCAATTGTTACAGGACAGGTAACCACCTGGGTATTCAGCCACACGCCTTTAAAGACATGATAGATTTTTTCTGTGATGACATTGAAGAAATCACAGGTATCCGTCCAGAGCCTTCCTTCAATAAGAAGGGAGCAGATATTTTGTTTATCACGCCTTCTGGTGATGTCTTTGCCGATCCAGGTACATACACCTGTATGGGTTACCTGATGCTTTTCCATTATTTGAAGGAAGAGTATGGGTTAGAAGTTACCTGGAGCACCTATGCTTCTGAGGGAGGTAACTTTGGCTTCTTTACATCCCATGAAATGATGAAAAGGCTTAATGCCAAGATGTATTTAGAGGCCAAGAGGTTGGGCGTGAAATGGATCCTTGGTGGTGAGTGCGGCCATATGTGGCGTGTCATTCATCAGTACATGGCTACCATGCAACAGGATATGGTGGGCGATCTAGATTTTCTAGAAGAGCCCGTATCTCCTATCACTGGCACCAAGTTTGAGAATGCCAAAGCAACCAAGATGGTCCATATTGTTGAGTTTACAGCTGATCTTATCAAGCACGGCAAACTTAAATTGGATAAGAGCCGCAATGACAATCTGATCATGACCTTTCATGATTCCTGTAATCCTTCTCGCGGGATGGGTTTTCATGAAGAGCCAAGATATATCATAAAAAATACCTGTAACCACTTCTATGACATGCCCGAAAATACAATTCGCGAGCAGACTTTCTGCTGTGGTGGCGGAGCAGGTCTCAATGCGGGTGAAAATGAAGAATTGAGGATGATGGGAGGACTGCCAAGGGCGAACGCAGTCAAGTATGTCCATGAGAAGTACGGTGTGAATATGCTTGGATGTATTTGCGCTATTGATAGGGCCGTACTTCCTAACTCGATGAATTACTGGGTTCCTGGTGTGCAGGTAACCGGTCTTCATGAATTAGTTGGTAATGCCCTTGTCTTGCCTGGGGAACAGGAGAGGGAGACCAACTTGCGCGGTGAACCCTTACCAGGAAAGGAGGATATATAAATGTACGATGGCGGTAAGATCATTGCAGGGCTGGCCGTGTTTGTGCTCCTGTTTACCTTTCCATTTTGGTATAATATAGGAAATGCTGCTTATACCAGGCCAAAATTGGAACTGCCCAAGGAAGCTAAAGAGTGTGTGGAAAAGACTGAATGGATGCGGGCTGAGCATATGCAGCTCTTAAATCACTGGCGAGATGAAGTGGTACGTGAAGGGCATCGGGAATACAAAAGTATGGTCGCTGGGAAGACTTTTAATAAGAGCCTGACCAAGACCTGCATGAAGTGTCACGA
The sequence above is a segment of the Desulfovulcanus ferrireducens genome. Coding sequences within it:
- a CDS encoding ATP-dependent 6-phosphofructokinase, which encodes MPALDIDTKIQTLGPAKIKSPLNLCRFINEQERLHLHISPEILLEDEAQHPFYLDFEEAGPRKNIYFDPPKTKCAIVTCGGLCPGINDVIRSIVMEAYHNYHISSVIGIRYGLQGLIPKYGHEIWELTPAKVSNIYEFGGTILGSSRGPQPPDELVDALERLNVNILFMIGGDGTMKAAQAIGQEITKRGLKISVIGIPKTIDNDIYLISKTFGFDTAVEKATEAIRCAHTEAIGAPNGIGMVKLMGRESGFIAAQATLALKEVNFLLIPEVPFKLHGENGLLVHLENRLRKRGHAVIVVAEGAGQELFDHQGTDASGNKILGDICGVLREEIKKYFQAKNFPYTMKFIDPSYIIRSIPANANDRVYCGFLGQHAVHAGIAGKTNMLVSMLQDKFVYVPLNLVTKKRRKLNPKSNYWCAVLASTGQSI
- a CDS encoding Hsp20/alpha crystallin family protein, producing MGKYSINPWLEIQNMREEISKMMDEALNWGQGKLKQNERVALWQPLADVYETQEQFVIEIELPGIDRDKVNLEIKGHQLLVYGERRLEKDATGSVYQMLERSYGPFARNFFLPENVDTSGIRAMFKNGVLTITIPKKRVQSSGVRIEIS
- the htpX gene encoding zinc metalloprotease HtpX, with the protein product MSSQIKTGLLLGLLTVIILLFGRMIGGHSGLVVAFVLALVMNVGSYWFSDRIILAMYRAQEISPDDAPYLHGIVSELARKANIPKPRIYLIPQDTPNAFATGRNPNHGVVAVTHGILNLLSPEELKGVLAHEIGHIRNRDILIQTVAATLAGAIMFVADMVKWTAIFGLGRSDDEEGGNPIVALVMAIVAPIAAMLIQMAISRSREYLADETGAYLAGNPEFLASALEKLEAYARSMPIYGANPATAHMFIVNPLTGESLLSLFSTHPPTSERVRRLREMAYTIRS
- a CDS encoding trypsin-like peptidase domain-containing protein is translated as MRLSRALLLLCFFCCPHLLWAGGTDNALRYTPVVRAVQKVAPAVVNIHTKRIVEQKVNPFRSFFGESFPLWEEFLGPGFTRRYVQKSLGSGVIIDHKERLILTNAHVIEGASSITARLLDGREFKAELVGSDPDFDLAILRLDGKSDLPQVEMGNSDGLMIGETVIAIGNPFGFSHTVTTGVISALHRSIKTKHGLFTDFIQTDAAINPGNSGGPLLNILGQLIGLNTAIYAEAQGIGFAIPINKAKRVKDELIHFGRIQPVWLGLCAQSMDQQMASYFGLDRIHGLVITEVFANTPAQEAGLKPGDVLLKLDEYPVEDKDQYLQLLKNYTQGQKIALTILRQGKELIVSVKTSRFLDKQALELAYLRWGIKGVKDYSGHGIRVQEIRPRSPAAKLGLAPGDILVKIGGVAVKNVQDLARAFKRYRLKNTILLLVIRAGQGYYVRLRV
- a CDS encoding RsbRD N-terminal domain-containing protein translates to MSLEQLLREKRTQIINAWFNKLLDTYPEQSAKFFGQKKNQFSNPVGHTFRTNLEKIFDEILKEKCSEDIKDYVDAITRIRAVQGFLPSEAVAYVYLLKDSILEVLNKEINERGLYQKLAQFQYKLDQLTALTFDIYMQCREQLWEQRANFLNSRTHKLLERANLIKEVEE
- the dsrM gene encoding sulfate reduction electron transfer complex DsrMKJOP subunit DsrM — its product is MKAIYSLFLVFALVLVALLGAGAGGMHYLFGVIIPYVAVVLFVVGFVLRVIRWGKSPVPFRIPTTCGQEFSLPWIKQNKIDNPSTTWGVILRMFFEVVLFRSLFRNTKVELHDGPKLAYASNKWLWLFALLFHYSFLTIFLRHMRFFTEPVPGFFQMLDSIDGMLQIGAPTLYLTDVVIVVAVTYLFMRRVVNPQVRYVSLPADYFPLFLILGIVLSGIFMRYFIKTDIVAVKELTMGLVTFNPKVPEGVGTIFYIHVFLVSVLLIYFPLSKLMHMGGVFLSPTRNLANNSRMKTHVNPWNYPVKIHTYEAYEDEFRERMVEAGLPVEKPLEQPVENKE
- the dsrK gene encoding sulfate reduction electron transfer complex DsrMKJOP subunit DsrK, with product MATPKPQELFASINHRPPKKDWMDVPVEIKPGRYCYAANPKSLEAVGMPHARQWNPLDDDWKLPENWKEIIIQGIRERLEKFRSFKVFMDICVRCGACADKCHYFIGSGDPKNMPVLRAELLRSIYRGEFTKAGKILGRFAGARKLTPEVIKEWWYYFFQCSECRRCSVFCPYGIDTAEITILGRELLNLLGLNIDWIATPVANCYRTGNHLGIQPHAFKDMIDFFCDDIEEITGIRPEPSFNKKGADILFITPSGDVFADPGTYTCMGYLMLFHYLKEEYGLEVTWSTYASEGGNFGFFTSHEMMKRLNAKMYLEAKRLGVKWILGGECGHMWRVIHQYMATMQQDMVGDLDFLEEPVSPITGTKFENAKATKMVHIVEFTADLIKHGKLKLDKSRNDNLIMTFHDSCNPSRGMGFHEEPRYIIKNTCNHFYDMPENTIREQTFCCGGGAGLNAGENEELRMMGGLPRANAVKYVHEKYGVNMLGCICAIDRAVLPNSMNYWVPGVQVTGLHELVGNALVLPGEQERETNLRGEPLPGKEDI
- the dsrJ gene encoding sulfate reduction electron transfer complex DsrMKJOP subunit DsrJ, coding for MYDGGKIIAGLAVFVLLFTFPFWYNIGNAAYTRPKLELPKEAKECVEKTEWMRAEHMQLLNHWRDEVVREGHREYKSMVAGKTFNKSLTKTCMKCHDNKEKFCDRCHNSLAVKPYCWDCHVAPKGEK